The Glycine soja cultivar W05 chromosome 19, ASM419377v2, whole genome shotgun sequence genomic sequence agataaaatagataagagattttaaagtaaaatataagaaatgtagaatataaaaataatgatgcTTAAAGATAAATTCAGAGTTTAAATATGTTGGGGTCTATTGTGCCAAAACTATCTGTTATGCAATGTGAATgattttctctatctaatgttATCTCAGTTCCCACCCACATCTACCGTGACACTCTATCTTTGGTTTCCCGCATGAAGAGCCTAATTCATCTATTTTTCTCTCccattttttttgcaaagataaaaatagtaaatcacATTAAGATTAGATATGCATGAAAATAgattaaacaaatatcaatctatttctagcaatgatttcattTAGATGCCCTTTCCcagttctttagaaaataatcatttttcaatcCATTACCTCCTAAACACtatatgggtgatcagaccataataaacaaataagcaCAGAAAAGACAAgattgcattaaatagataacaAGAAAGAGTTGCATTACAATAGTTGGTCTGTCAGGCTCCCAACAatggggtttagcctctcattgctatgagagactttacacttTGTGGATAGAAGAATGGAAGGGATGGATAAAGAAAGAGAAGGGGATAATGGACATAGAAAAAAGGTTTCCCTTATTTTAGATACTCAAGCTTAAGATGTATTCACTAGAGAGCTCCGAGTCTCGGCGTCTCGATgtatctttctcctttgcttctTACTCCTTTTATAAGCCTAAGGTAGCTTAATTTTCACGTGACCTCGCGCTTAGCACGGGctttcgcgctaagcgcgcctttgGGCTTCTTCGTGTGTCTTCTTCATGCTAAGTGTGAGCTGGTCACTAAGCGAGGAGACACGCTGGGCCTGTCTTGTGCACTAAGCGAGCTATTCCAATTTTCAACTTTTCTTCAAGGCTTTTTCTTccagtttttgcatcaattttcctccaaaacacttgaaattttcttctgttgataaaaaattacaaagatattaatttcttcattatttcattaaaaacaataataaagtgaAGAAATTGTAATCATTTTTAGCTAAAATTTACTCAAATTTCACAGTTATCAACATACATATTTATCCCCAACAATACTATCATGACTTTAACCATGGTAATTTACTCCTCCCATTTTAACCACTTATAAAGCTAACAAAAATGTAAATCAGTAAATTTACGTGCAGGCAGGCAAGTGACACCAACAACTAAGAAGGGTAGAAGATAGACTCCTTCAAGCAGGAGAAGCTCTAAAAATAAGGAGATTTTAGAAGAATGTGCTCAGTTAattcatttctattttatttcctttagaTCTCAATACATATAGAGTGTTGATCAACATTTCTCAACAAAATGACACGCTCACATGTGCCACAAGTCTTAAAAATAGAATCTTTAAATAATCACTGAGTTATTACATTAATAAGGTAATTAGAGCTAAATCATGTTAAGCTGTTTTCAAGTCTAGCGGGGCACAAAGTCCTTAAGCAAGACAGATGGGACTCCATTGCATTGAGGCCTTTCACTTTTGGGTAGCTTGTCTTTCTCAGGCCTTATTCTCTTCCCTTCTGTTGGTGCTTCACTTGGGCTAGTAGGCATCTACTTCAAGTTCAGACAGGGCATGTATGTTTGTCTTGTATGTCTATATCAATACTTCCTCCTTCAAAGACAAAACCTTATCCTCAAGGTTGAATGTAGCTTAAATGTGCTGGTAGCGAGAGAAAATGACTATATTTCGTCCAGCAATCCACGATCACCCAAATCATTTTCTTCCCCTATGAAGGAGGTAAGTGTGTCACAAAATCCATTGAAATGTCTTTCCAAACTTGTTAAGGAATGGGTAAAGGTTGGAGCAAACCAAACTATTTTTgtgttgaatatttattttgttgacaATTTGTGAAGGCACAAATGTGATCGCAAACATCTCTAGCCATGTTCAGCCAAGCAAAGGAAACAAACAACCTATTCAGAGTGCCCTTAATCCCAGAATGACCCCCAAGTAGAGAATCATGGCACTCACCAAACAGTATGGCTCTCAATTCAGATTCCAAAGGAATAAAAAGGCGGGTGCAATACAACAACAGCCCATCCTGGCAAGTACAATCTGGTGTTGTTGCCTTGTCTAGTTTTTGTTGAAGCAGCTTTTGATCCActaaatgatttaggtaaaaCTGGCGGAGTTGAGCCGAAAATTCAAGTTGTCTCGTGGAAGTTGTCGTGTAGAGAAACTCAAGGGAGACATTAGAAGACTCCACCCTAGACAATGCATCCTCTACTCCATTGGAGCGACTCAGAGTATAGAGTATTTCATAATCATAACCTAGTAATTTGACGAGCCATTTTTGTTGTGCAAGTGTTAGATATTCTAATTCACTAGTCCATGCAGATTTTGTTGATCCATAAAGACAGGGAAATGGCGACCCAACAGGTAATGGCATCATTTCTAAACAACATAAGTAATTGTGAACATATCACGTTCATAAGCGGAAGAAGCTTACGTTTGAGGGGAAAGCTTATTGCTAAAGAAGGCAATGGGATGAGAAACTTGGGACAAAACTGCCTCAATGGCTGCTCCATACGCATCATCTGTGGTGACATCAAAGGTAACCAGAAAATCAAGAAGTTCGAGAACAAGGAGTGTCATCACAACTTGTTTGAGTTACTGAAAGGAATGGGTGGCACCCTCATCCCAAACAAAAAAGTGCTCTTGAGTAAGTCTGTTAAAGGTCCTGCTATGGTAGCATAGTGACACACAAACTGACGCAGTAGTCAATTAAGCCAAAAAATGCACGTAGATTTGTCATTGAATTGGGTTGAGGCTAACCCACGATGGTAGAAAGTTTTTTAGGATCTGCTACTACCCCAGTTGCAGAAATAGTACAACCCAAATACGCCACTTGTGACACTTCAAAATCACATTTAGCAAATTTAATGAATAAATGATGTTGCTACAATGTTTCCAAAACTTGTTGCATGTGGTCCAAATGAGACAAAGTATCAACACTATTCACCAAgttgtcataaaaaaaataccaaaatgaACTTGTGAAGAAACGACTTAAAAACCTCATTCAAGATGGACTAGAAAGTAGAAGGGTCGTTGGTCAACCCAAAAGGCATTACCAGAAACTCAAAATGGCAGTCAATTATGTGAAAGGCCGTCTTAAGAGAGTCATCAGGGTTCAACATCACTTGATAATAACCAGAACGCAAGTTCAACTTGGAGTAAATCATAAAACCATGCAACTCATCTAAAAGTTTATCCACAGGTATGGAGAATCTATCCTTCACTGTTATGGCATTAAAGCATGATAATCGATTTAAAAATGCTAGGATCCATACTTTTTGTCAACCAATAAAACCAGGGAAGAAAAAGGATTGGTGTTAGGGAGGATAATACCATCTTGTAACATTTCTGCAATAAGTCGTGTCATTATGGTGTGTTGATATTGTGGACATCGATATAGCTTAATGTTGACAAGTTGGGAATGAGGCAAAAGGTCAATGTTATGATTTTGGGTTCAATCAAGAGGCAAACCGTGAGGCATAGCAAAGATAGGGGCAAACTAATTTAAGAAAGAAGCCATGGTAGGGGAAAGGTGAGAGACATCTAGAAGGCTTGGATTGGGGTCAACAGTAGGCTCATTCACAACCAGGTAAGTGACAGTATTAAGGActtaattgaatatatatatatatatatatatatatatatatatatatgcaaaattGAGAATAAGAGGCATGGGTTGAGGTGTTGTGAGTGGTACCAATTAAtgtaattagtttgttttgGTAGGAAAATTGAATGGAAGGTATGGagaaatcaaacaaaaacatGCCCAATGTTTGTAACCATTGAACACCCAAAACTAGATCAGTGCCATGAATGGGTAACATGTGGAAGGATATAGGAAAAACCTGACCCGCCATTATAACTGGAACATCTGGGCAGCACCTAAAGCATTGGATAGTGTTGCCATGGCCCACTATGATGGAGAAGGATTTGATAGCGACCAATGGTAATCCCAGAAACTCTACAACCTGTGGTTGCAAAATATTGTGTGAACTGCTCGAGTCAATGAGGATATTCACATTCAACTCCTTGACCTTGCCTGCAACATATAAGGTGCATGGTGATGGTGGTCCATGAAAGGCAGCTGAAGATAAATGAAAATGCTCTGCATGTTTAGCTTCTTCCTCCCTGACAGATTCCTCCTTTGATGATTGTCCCGGATCTGGTATATCCTCTGCAACAAGAGAAATTGCTTCTTCTGAAAGCGATGCCCAGGGCTCCATTTTTCATCGCAATTATAACACAATCCCTTATTGTGACACTCTATATTTCTTCAGATGAAACACAACAAATTGGCAATGAAGATGGCAAAGGTGGCCCTAACACCGATGATTGAGAGGTCGTTGTAACGGAAGGAGATGAAAAACACATAGAGAAATTGCTTCTTCTGGAAGCGATGCCCAGGGCTCCATTTTTCATCGCAATTATAACACAATCCCTTATTGTGACACTATATTTCTTCAGATGAAATGCAGCAAATTGGCAATGAAGATGGCAGAGGTGGTCCTAACACCAGTGATTGAGAGGTCGTTGTAATGGAAGGAGATGAAAAACACACAGAGCGTGAAGAGAAGCGGGAGCCACGAAACTTATCTTCCATTAAACGCGTGAGCTCTTCTACCTAAGCCAAGATGGTGGGCTGATAGATGGTCAATTCTACCTTCATGTCCACACGTAAactagatataaaaaaaaattgagaagcaGATCCAAATTCATGCCTTCAACGCGATTCGAAAGAGCTTCAAATTGCATCTGGTACTCGGTCACCGTGGTGGTTTGCAGCAACTTAAACAATACAGCCTGGTGATTGACGTAAGATGATGGCCCAAATCGAAGTTCCAAGGTACGGGTGAAATCTGAACAGCTTGTGTAAGTTGGTGAGTAGCATGAAGCCACGTAAACCAAGCTAGAGCAAGCCCTGTCATGAAAAAGGGAACAAGAGCCAAATGCTGAGGAATGGCGACTTGGTTTAACTCAAAGTAACTTTCCGCTTGGAAGATCCATTCTAATGGATTAGATCCATCAAACGGAGCCAGCATCGCCTTTGTTGCCCGAACTGGAATGTTGCGTGAAGCAAAAACCGAATTCATAGTCACGAGTTGAACTTGTTCCCTAAACGTAGCCAACTCCTAAGTATCATGGGTGGATTGAACATCAATTTGCAACTGCATCTCCTTCATCTGTTGGAGACATTGCTGCAAACAgatcatcaatttttttgagTTTGGAAGGGGTCATGAAAGATCAATGAAAACACCAATGATACCAACAACAAAGAAGGGGAAATGATAGACTCCTTTCGAGTAGGAGAAGCTCCGAGAATAGGGAGGTTTTAGAAGATGAATTTGCTTTGGTAattgatttctattttatttcctttagaTCTCAATACGTATAAAGTGTTGATTAACATTTCTCAACAGAATGGCACACTCACATGTGCTACAagtctaacaaaaaataaaatctctaACTAATCACTGAGTTATTACAATAATAAGGTAATTAGAGCTAAATGATGTTGAATTGTTTTCAGGTCTAGTGGGGCACAAAGTCCTTAAGCAGAACAGATGGAACTCTGTTGCGTTGAGGCCTCTCACTTTTGGGCAGCTCGTCTTTCTCAGGCTCAGTTCTCTTACCTTGTATGGGTGCTTCACTTGGGCCAATAGGCCGAGTATCCAATTAGAGTTCAAAGTGGACTTTTATATCCAGGATGTTTCCAACACGTAAAAAGTATTACtaattgaattattaattttatcctcTTGCTTACAaaagatgacaaaaatttacaaagatttatagaaaataataatttatccatAGTGTTGAATACCAAAAACATAACAATTGCCTTAAACAAAAAAGTATACTCGGTCACCTAGGGTGTGACACAAGTGACAAGTAATAGGCATCCTTTAATTATATGTGAGGggttcaatttttaattatgtaagtAGAACAATACATATGAGGATATaagttttttcttaattgatattggttatattattcattttatctctatagtttcatgatttttatttttttagttcttatagtttgaaagtggtctttttagtccttatagttttaaaagtgattttttcgGTCTCTatagtttcataatttttacttttttactttttataatttttaaattagaaggactaaaaaagaattaaaatataaattataagagactaaaaagattgtttttaaactataaaaactaaaaaaataagaatcataaaattataggaaacaaatgagtaatttaatcatgaatattctattttttcGATATTAGACTCATGATTTTTTGTGGTAAGAATACCTTGttgttagaagaaaaaaaagagaaaaaaaaaaaaaaaaaaagcacattcGCGCAACTCTCGTACAAACCGTGCCAAAATCTTTCATTTCAAGTAACATTACAGGACTCTGACTACACAAGCGAGATTCCATGCCTCTGAAAGGGGTGTAGGCGTGAAGCACTGGCAGGTGAAACAAAAGACCCGTTACCCACATGGATCAGTTTAAAAATGAAAGACAGCACTTACCATTTCATCCACAAGAGCCACATCAGCCATTAGTCCCACGTGTCTGCATAGACTCCACGTGGTAGGCTGCAAGTTCGTGACATATGACATGACTCTGAAAAAACTGAGACGGGAATTctatcataattaaataattttacttaatttttattatcttaaaataacatgcaagcaaaataaataacaaataa encodes the following:
- the LOC114399601 gene encoding uncharacterized protein LOC114399601; translated protein: MEPWASLSEEAISLVAEDIPDPGQSSKEESVREEEAKHAEHFHLSSAAFHGPPSPCTLYVAGKVKELNVNILIDSSSSHNILQPQVVEFLGLPLVAIKSFSIIVGHGNTIQCFRCCPDVPVIMAEENFKCFGGKLMQKLEEKALKKS